TAACACTAGGGAATTTAAAATTGCTTTGCTCACATCGAACTGAACCGATAATGGATGCACTTACGGTAGTACCGGTATTGGTTACCTGTAATGAACCTGAACGTCCATACCACATGATATTTTCAGGCTGTCCAGGAGCGTTTAAAACAGTAAACACACAACTTTGAGCTCCAACATTTGAAGCAACTAAATAAGTATTAGTTCCTATTGAAGGTGGGAATGCAAAAGTTACCGTTACTTCAGTTGAACCATTATTGGCTTTTAAATACAAACTGCTGGTAGTAATACAACTTGGATTTGACCATCCTGCTCCCCCAGCATAAAATGATGAATTCTCTGTAGGAATTGGATTAAAAGTAGTCGTACCCGTGGTAGTTACATTATTCGGATCAGGATTTCCTCCGGTTCCAGTATCAGCTTTATATTCTGGTTTTATTGCTTCATCTTTTTTCTTTTTACAAGCATAAGTGAATAATAATGTTAAAGCCAATAAGCTGCTTAGTATAAAAATTCCTTTTTTCATGAGATTTAATATATTCAAAGATACATTTAAATTAACTGTCTACAAAAAAATAAGCTCATTATTGAGTGAAAATAGGTCTAGATTTAGGGGATATATATGAACAGGCAATGGTTAGTTACTGAGTATAGCCTTTATTTTCTCACTTGACTCACCACCCACGTTCACCTTGTTTCTTTTAAGCCATTCATCCATACTCTTTAAAAACAAGTCCTTATTCGTAATATGCTCCAGTTTAATCACGCTGGTTTTTCTATTCTTCTTAACAAAATAAAAAATATTATGACGAAACTCCACTAACAAAATTTCGTTTGCGAAAATTTTAGATAATTTTTCTTGAGAAAAAAGCAAATAATTGGCATAAATACTCACAAAGCAAATTTGTTTTTTGTATTTTAAAAATAGAACGGCTGCCTCTGTTAAACCCACCATTAAACATATTGGATAAAAATATTTAACCCGCGAACCTGTTAAATATAATGCTATACCAAAACCAATGTAAATGGTGATTTTTAAAATTTTAAACGTTATAAATCTATTTGTTAGGTATGAATAGCGTTGAACCGGCAAATTAGATTTGTACTGTGCATTTAAAAACTCATAGCAACTTAAAAATATATAGGCCAAACCGGATAAAGCCTGAATAGATAAGAGCTCTTTCCATCCAAATATCCCATAAAAATAATTTACTACCGAAAGAGATAATATTCCCAATAAAATAAAATTTTTACCTAATGAACTTAATACAGTATACATAATTTGCGATTGTAGGTAAAAATACAAAAATTTTTAATTAATCCTATTGTTTTAACACATACTATACTTAATTTTAGAACCATGGTTTTTCTATATCCCACTTTTTTGTGGGCTTTACTTGCAATAAGCATCCCCATTCTTATCCACCTTTTCAATTTCAGGAGATATACCAAAATCTATTTCACAAATGTGAAATTTTTAAAAGAACTTCAGCAGGAAAGTAAGTCTAAATCTCGCCTAAAAGAAGTATTGATTTTAATTACTCGTTGCTTAGCCCTTCTTTTTCTGGTGTTGGCCTTTTCTCAACCTATTTTAGTCGAAAATGATACCGCCCCCCTTAATTCCATGAATAAGCTGGTTAGTATTTATATTGACAATTCCTTCAGCATGGATAATGTAGGAAAACAAGGTCCATTATTAGAATTGGCCAAAAATCAAGCTCAACAAATTGTCGGAAATTTAAGCGGTACTGATAAAATTCAAATCATTACCAATGATTTTGAAGGAAAACATCAAAGATTTTATTCCAATGAAGAAGTAAAAGAACTGATTGAGGATATAAAGAGCTCTTCTTCCGTCCGAAATATAAGTGATGTCATCAAAAGGCAAAATGAATTTCTTAATTCTTCTAAAGGAAACAAATTTATTTTTATAATCAGTGACGGGCAGCAAACTACTTTTAATTTAAATAATTTGAGTGTTGATTCAACTACTCAATACTATTTGCTGAAACTTGATCCTAATAAAGTGAATAATGTCTTTATTGATACGTGTTATTTTAATTCGCCACTTCAACAAAAAGGATTTATTCAAACTTTAAACGTGAAAATAGTTAATGATGGCAACGAACCTGTTAATGCGGCTTCAGCTAAACTAATTGTGAATAATACGCAATTGGGAATTTCAGCATTTTCCATTCAACCGAATAGCAATAAAGAAATAAATTTCAATTTTGAATGTAAAGAAAGTGGATTTAATTATGGTTCTGTCCTGATTGAAGATTATCCCGTGACCTTTGATGATGAATTATTTTTTGCATTCAATTCCTTATTAAATATTAATGTTTGTGTAATTAATGGCAAAAATTCGAGTCGTGAAACCGGATTTGAATCTATTTTTAAATCAGATAGTTTATTTGATCTAAAGATTTTTAAAGAAGAAGCAATAGATTATTCAGCTTTCAATAATTCAAACGTAATCATACTTCGAAATCTGCATTCTATCTCTTCCGGTTTATTGGTTGAATTAAAAAAATTTGTGGAAAATGAAGGTTGCCTCTTCATTCTTCCGGAAGAGAACGCTGATGTTGAATCCTATAAAAATTTGTTAGCCGGTTTTGATTTACCATATTCCCTTCAATTCGATACGAATCGGATAAACTTGTCGAAAATTGAACTCGAAAACAAATTCTTTGCCGGCGTTTTTGAAAAAATGGATGATCGGGTGAATTTACCAATCATCTATAATCATTTTAATATCAATTCCCCACAAAACAAAGTTTATGAAACTATTTTAAAACTTCAAAATGATAATCCTGTATTAATACGAAATTCAAATTATGGTGGTAATGTGTACTTAAGTCTTGATCCTATGACCGAAAAGAGTAGTAATTTCAGTAAACACGCCCTTTTTGTTCCAACCATTTACCGTATTTGTTTCAGTAGTTTAAAAAATGAATCTATTTATTACCGAATTGACAATAACAATGTACTGCGTATAAAAAATGAAATGAAAAATAATTCAGAGCCTGCACATATCCGTGGCTTAACCGGTAGTTTAGATATTATTCCTTCCTTCAAAACTTTAGGTCAAAGTTTGTTATTGTATACGCAATTTCAAATCCATCAACCCGGATTTTATACAATTGAACAAAATAAATTACCCGTTTTTCCTATCGCTTTTAATTATTCGCGAATTGAATCACATTTAAAATGTTATACAGCCGAAGAAATAAACGATCAAATTGCCCAAAATGGAAATAAGAATATGTTTTTGTTGAAAGTGGATGAAAAAAACAGCATTTCACAATTAAATTCCGGAATTAATGGCACGCCATTGTGGAAATTGTTTGTAATTTTAGCTTTGACCTTTTTATTAATTGAAATACTTTTATTGCGCTTTATAAAGTAAAAAAATGAGCATACTCATAAAACAAGCCAAAATTATTGCCGAAGGAAACTCGCATCACCTTAAAACCATGGATGTTTTAATTGAGGGCGGAAAGATTAGCAAAATTGCTAAAAGTATTGAAGTTAAAGGCAGCACTAAAGTTATTGAACAAAAAGGTTTGTTTTTGTCAGCCGGATGGTTCGACTTGCAAGCGGTAGCATGCGATCCGGGTTATGAGTTTAAAGAAGATTTAGAAAGTATGATAAAGTGTGCTGCAGCCGGCGGATTTACCGGGGTGTGCATCCATAATAATAACACGCCAAGCCTAAGCGGAAAATCTCAAATCGAATACATTAAAAATAAAACCATCAATAAGGTAGTTGATGTTTTTCCATTAGGTACAATTACCGTTGACGCTAAAGGAAAAGAATTATCGGAAATGTTTGATATGACTCAATCCGGCGCTCTTGCATTTAGTGATCATAAACACCCCATAAAAGATTCAGGAGTTTTAATGAGAGCACTACAGTACTCCAATAACGCTAACACTTTTATTATTACACATTGTAACGACGAAAGTATTTCACTAGGTGGTCAAATGAATGAGGGCGAAGTATCGGTAAGTTTGGGTTTAAAAGGAATTCCGGCTTTGGCTGAAGAAATTATGATTGAACGTAATATCTCCGTACTTGAATATGCCGGAGGTAAAATGCATATTCCTACTGTAAGTACAAAAGCCGGACTTGACTTAATAAAAAAAGCGAAAAGCGCAGGATTAAAAATTACAGCAGGAGTTTCATCCATAAATTTACTTTTAGACGAAAGTGCTTTAAAAGAATTTGATACTAATTTTAAAGTAGATCCTCCATTACGTTCTAAAAAAGATGTACAGGCTATACGTAATGCAGTAATCAATGGATGGATTGACGTAATTGTAAGTGATCACCTACCACAGGATAACGAAAGTAAAGAACTTGAATTTGATTTGGCGGAAAACGGAATTATAAATCTACAAACCGCTTTTAATACTTGTATAGAAGCCCTTGGTAGCGATGCATTAGAACAAATAATTAAAGGCTTTACTAGTGGCCCCAGAGATATTCTTGGCATAAATAATCCGGATATTGAAGAAGGAGAAACGGCTAATTTGACCCTTTTTACATTGGATGAAAATTTCACACTCACCGAAAAAAACAATTATTCCCAATCCAAAAATTCACCTTTTTTAAATAGAACTATGAAGGGCAAAGTAATTGGAGTCTTGAATGGAAGTAAACAATTCTTCAACTAAATATTGTTCAATTTTCAATAAAAACTTGTTTTGATTTATTTCTTATAACAGGTTAATTTCAGTTTTTCTTATTGTACCTATGAACGAAGCTAAATTGTATTTTACTATTGCCGATGAACTAAAAATTGATAGCAGAAATGTTACGGCTACCGTACGATTATTGGATGAGGGCGGAACTGTTCCTTTTATTTCAAGATACCGAAAAGAAATGACCGGCGGTTTAGATGAACTCCAAATTTTACAAATCAAACACGAAATAGAAAGACTTCGGCAACTCGAACAAAGAAAGGAAACGATCTTAAAATCCATTGATTCACAAGGCAAACTTTCTGAGGAACTCAAAGAAAAAATTAATGCGACCCTCACCTTATCTGCGTTGGAAGATTTATACCTTCCTTATAAACCTAAACGCCGAACCAAAGCAACAATAGCTAAAGAAAAAGGACTTGAACCGCTGGCCTTATTTTTATTAGAACAAAGCAATGAGAATCCTTTTCAAGAAGCAGAAAAATTCATTTCCATTGAGAAAGAAGTAACAAACGCCGAAGAAGCCTTACATGGTGCACGGGATATAGTGGCTGAAATTATTTCTGAAAATGCTGCGGTTAGAGATGCTATTCGAGATTTATTTAAAAGAACTGCCATTATTAAAAGTAAATTAATTAAAGGAAAAGAAGAGGAGGGAGAAAAGTTTAAAGATTATTTTGAGTGGGAGGAAAAATTAGCTTCTTGTCCAAGTCATCGCATGCTGGCCATGAGAAGAGGCGAAAAAGAAGATGTGTTAATAATAGATATTCAGGTTGATAATGAAGATGCTCATCATTTAATTGAAAAAAATATTGTCAAATCCAGAAATGAAAACGCCAATCAGTTGAAAATGGCCATTGAAGACGGTTATAAAAGATTACTGCAACCCAGTATAGAAGCCGAAATGCGCGTACAGGCTAAGCTGCAAGCCGACGAAAAAGCTATTCAGGTTTTTGCCGAAAATTTAAGGGAGTTACTTTTATCGTCGCCATTAGGACAGAAAAACATTCTGGCACTTGATCCGGGTTTTAAAAGCGGATGCAAATTGGTTGCCTTAAATCGCGAAGGAAAACTTTTAGAGAATACCGTGATTTATCCTCATGAGCCACAAAGAAAAAAAGCGGAAGCTGAAATGATTGTGTTGGCTTTTTGCGAAAAACATAATATTGAAGCCATAGCCATTGGAAATGGAACCGCTTCGCGTGAAACAGAAGCTTTTATTAGAGCTATAGCGTATTTGCCAAAAACAATTCCTGTTATTGTTGTGAGTGAATCGGGTGCATCTGTATATTCTGCATCTGAAGTAGCGCGTGAAGAGTTTCCTGATCAGGATGTAACCGTTAGAGGTGCTGTTTCTATAGGAAGAAGATTAGCCGATCCACTCGCCGAATTAGTAAAAATTGATCCAAAATCAATCGGAGTAGGGCAGTATCAACACGATGTAGATCAGTTTTTGCTGAAAAATAAATTGGATGAAGTGGTTGAAAGTTGTGTGAATGCGGTTGGTGTTGAATTAAACACGGCCTCTAAGGAATTACTTTCGTATGTTTCAGGTATTGGTCCGGGTTTGGCACAAAATATTGTGGCATTTAGAAATGAAAATGGTGCGTTTAAACAAAGAAAAGATATTTTGAATGTTCCTCGAATGGGAGAAAAAGTATTCGAACAGTGCGCGGGATTTTTGCGGATTTCAAGTGCTTTAAATCCATTAGATAAAAGTGCGGTTCATCCCGAATCATATTACATTGTAGAAAAAATGGCTCATGATTTAAATTGTGGCATTGAAGATTTAATCACTAAGAAAGAAATACGTCAGAAAATAAAACTAAACGATTATACCAATGAGCAAATAGGTTTACCCACGCTAAAGGATATTATGAATGAATTGGAAAAGCCGGGAAGAGATCCTAGAAAAGACTTTGAACTATTTAGTTTTGATGAACATGTTCATGAAATTGCAGATTTACGAGAGGGAATGCGTTTGCCGGGAATAGTTACCAACGTAACAAATTTTGGAGCTTTTGTTGATGTGGGCGTGCATCAAGATGGATTGGTACACATCTCGCAATTGAGCGATACTTTTGTTGATGATCCGGCTAAAGTTGTAAAAGCCGGACAAAAAGTTTGGGTTACTGTAAGTGATGTGGATGTAAAAAGAAAAAGAATCGCCTTAAGCATGAAAGGCGAAAATTTAAATACAAATATTACCTCTAAGCATAAACAAAAAACGGAAGAGAAAGAAACGAGTTACAACCCTGAGAATATGAATGAAGCCTTAGCTGCCTTAAAAAATAAATTCAAAAAATAATGGCGGTAATATACGGTGTACTGGGAAAAAAGTTAAGCCATTCCTTTTCCAAAAAATATTTTGAAAATAAATTCAAAACGGATAATTTATCGGATTACCTGTATTATAATTTTGAGTTTGATCATTTAGATTTGTTTTTTGAACATTTAAAAACAAACACAGATATCAAAGGATTTAATATTACAAATCCTTATAAAGTAAGTATAATTCCCTATTTGGATGAAATTTCAGAGGAAGCTAAAGAGATAAATGCCATTAATTGTGTAAAAATTATTAACGGAAAAAAAATAGGATTTAATACCGATGCATTCGGTTTTTCCACCAGTATAAAACCATTTTTAGAACCCACGCATGAAAGAGCTTTGATTTTGGGTACCGGAGGTGCTGCAAAAGCCGTGGCTTTTAGTTTGAATAAAATTGGTATAACCAACGCATTTGTAACTTCAGATATTAATAAAAAAAATAAACAAACTTTCACCTATGATGAATTAGGGGAAGGACATTTCAAATCTTTTAAATTAATTGTAAACGCAACACCTTGCGGTATGTATCCGAATGTAAAAGATTTTCCAAAAATTCCTTTTGAACAAATTGAGAGTACTCACCTGTGTTATGATTTAATTTATAATCCGGAAAAAACTAAATTTCTTGAATTTTGCGAAGAGCAGGGGGCAAGTGTAATGAATGGATTAAGCATGTTACACCTACAAGCTGAAAAAGCCTGGGAAATCTGGAACGAAAGATAAAGTCTAAACGAGTTAAATTTTTATTTTTAGTTTTCGAGCTATTTTAGCCAAAATTACTCCTGTACTATATTGATCTAATGAGCCAAATATAGTTCCACATTCAGCGCATTGTAATAACAGAATCTTTTCGCTGCTATTAATTGGTTTACATTCGGCTAACTCAAATTTACCTCCGGCACAAATGCAGCATTTTGATTTTTTTGCCATATTTATTTATTTTATGATTAATAAATGATTTATATTTCATATTTAACGTCATCCTCAACATAAGTGATTTTGTAGAATCCCTGTTTTCTATCATTCCAGGTTTGTACTGATCCCATTTCTCTATTCCGCTTTAATAAATTTAAATCCAAATCTTGATAAATTAAAGTTTCTGTATTAGGCGTAGCTTCTGAAGCTATAGCTTCTCGATGGAATTCCACATCAGAAGGTGTGAAAATGGCTGCTTGTGAAAAATGAACATCCAAATTTTCAACATCCGGTAAATTGCCAACGCAGCCGGTAATTACTACATACACCTGGTTTTCTACCGCTCTGGCCTGACTGCAATAACGCACACGCAAATAACCTCGGCGATCATCTGTATTAAACGGCACGAAAATTATTTTGGCTCCTTTACTGGTGGCAATTCTTGCTAATTCCGGAAATTCAGAATCATAGCAAATCAAAATGGCTACTTTTCCCTTATCCGTATTAAATACATTTATTTTATTTCCACTTTTAACACCCCACCATTTTTTTTCATGTGGCGTAATATGAATTTTATATTGTTTTTCGTGTGTACCGTCTCTCCTGAATAAGTATGAAATATTGTATAAATTATCGTTTTCTACAGCAAAGTGAGAGCCGGCGATAATATTAACATTGTATTTAATAGCTAATTTGGAAAATAAATTTTCATAATGCGGTGTGTATTTATGTAGTTCACGCATAGCATCGGCAGGTTTTTTATAGGGCAGAAAGGATAATAACTGTAAGGTTATCATCTCCGGGAAAACAACAAAATCACTTCTGTAGTCAGATGCTGTATCTACAAAAAATTCACAATATTTTTCAAATTCCTCGAAATTTTTGATTGATCGCATTTGATATTGAATTGCACTTACCCGAACATATTGTCCTTCTGCATTTCTTCTTTCTTCTTTTGTTTTGTATCCAAAATTAGTCCATTCCAATAATGTTGCGTATCCAAGTGATTCTTTATCATTGGGTAAATAATCAGGTAAAACTTTTTTTAGAAAGAACCCATTTGAAAGTTGTGCTGTTAAAACAGGATCATAAATCACTTTATCGATTACCTTCTCCACATACTTATCAATGCCCATTTTTTTGGCGTGCTTATGGTAGTTAGGTAATCTACCGCCAATAACTATCTTCTCTAAGTTAAAACGTTTGGCAATATCTTTTCTCGCATCATAGAGCCTTCGTGATAATTTCATACCCCGATAATCAGGATCAACCATTATTTCCATTCCATAAAGGGTATCTCCATACTTATTGTGATTGGTAATCATACCTTGATCAGTTAATTCATTCCATGAAGCTGATTCATCATAGTCATCTATATTTAAAATAAGACTACATGAAGATGCAATGATACTTTTGCCGTACTGAAGGCAAATTTGTCCTTCCGGAAAAATACTAACTAGGCTGGTTAATTGCTCTATCGACCAAGGCTTCATTCCGGGAAAACATTTTAATTGAATGGCTATAATTTGGTCATAATCTTCAATTTTAATTTTTCTAAGTCTTAATTTTTTATGATTAATGGATTTTTCAGTTGGGTTCATAGTCCTGTGAATTTTTGATAGCAATAATCTTTATTTGTTCAAAATCGGATAAA
This sequence is a window from Sphingobacteriaceae bacterium. Protein-coding genes within it:
- a CDS encoding BatA and WFA domain-containing protein, which codes for MVFLYPTFLWALLAISIPILIHLFNFRRYTKIYFTNVKFLKELQQESKSKSRLKEVLILITRCLALLFLVLAFSQPILVENDTAPLNSMNKLVSIYIDNSFSMDNVGKQGPLLELAKNQAQQIVGNLSGTDKIQIITNDFEGKHQRFYSNEEVKELIEDIKSSSSVRNISDVIKRQNEFLNSSKGNKFIFIISDGQQTTFNLNNLSVDSTTQYYLLKLDPNKVNNVFIDTCYFNSPLQQKGFIQTLNVKIVNDGNEPVNAASAKLIVNNTQLGISAFSIQPNSNKEINFNFECKESGFNYGSVLIEDYPVTFDDELFFAFNSLLNINVCVINGKNSSRETGFESIFKSDSLFDLKIFKEEAIDYSAFNNSNVIILRNLHSISSGLLVELKKFVENEGCLFILPEENADVESYKNLLAGFDLPYSLQFDTNRINLSKIELENKFFAGVFEKMDDRVNLPIIYNHFNINSPQNKVYETILKLQNDNPVLIRNSNYGGNVYLSLDPMTEKSSNFSKHALFVPTIYRICFSSLKNESIYYRIDNNNVLRIKNEMKNNSEPAHIRGLTGSLDIIPSFKTLGQSLLLYTQFQIHQPGFYTIEQNKLPVFPIAFNYSRIESHLKCYTAEEINDQIAQNGNKNMFLLKVDEKNSISQLNSGINGTPLWKLFVILALTFLLIEILLLRFIK
- a CDS encoding dihydroorotase; this translates as MSILIKQAKIIAEGNSHHLKTMDVLIEGGKISKIAKSIEVKGSTKVIEQKGLFLSAGWFDLQAVACDPGYEFKEDLESMIKCAAAGGFTGVCIHNNNTPSLSGKSQIEYIKNKTINKVVDVFPLGTITVDAKGKELSEMFDMTQSGALAFSDHKHPIKDSGVLMRALQYSNNANTFIITHCNDESISLGGQMNEGEVSVSLGLKGIPALAEEIMIERNISVLEYAGGKMHIPTVSTKAGLDLIKKAKSAGLKITAGVSSINLLLDESALKEFDTNFKVDPPLRSKKDVQAIRNAVINGWIDVIVSDHLPQDNESKELEFDLAENGIINLQTAFNTCIEALGSDALEQIIKGFTSGPRDILGINNPDIEEGETANLTLFTLDENFTLTEKNNYSQSKNSPFLNRTMKGKVIGVLNGSKQFFN
- a CDS encoding RNA-binding transcriptional accessory protein: MNEAKLYFTIADELKIDSRNVTATVRLLDEGGTVPFISRYRKEMTGGLDELQILQIKHEIERLRQLEQRKETILKSIDSQGKLSEELKEKINATLTLSALEDLYLPYKPKRRTKATIAKEKGLEPLALFLLEQSNENPFQEAEKFISIEKEVTNAEEALHGARDIVAEIISENAAVRDAIRDLFKRTAIIKSKLIKGKEEEGEKFKDYFEWEEKLASCPSHRMLAMRRGEKEDVLIIDIQVDNEDAHHLIEKNIVKSRNENANQLKMAIEDGYKRLLQPSIEAEMRVQAKLQADEKAIQVFAENLRELLLSSPLGQKNILALDPGFKSGCKLVALNREGKLLENTVIYPHEPQRKKAEAEMIVLAFCEKHNIEAIAIGNGTASRETEAFIRAIAYLPKTIPVIVVSESGASVYSASEVAREEFPDQDVTVRGAVSIGRRLADPLAELVKIDPKSIGVGQYQHDVDQFLLKNKLDEVVESCVNAVGVELNTASKELLSYVSGIGPGLAQNIVAFRNENGAFKQRKDILNVPRMGEKVFEQCAGFLRISSALNPLDKSAVHPESYYIVEKMAHDLNCGIEDLITKKEIRQKIKLNDYTNEQIGLPTLKDIMNELEKPGRDPRKDFELFSFDEHVHEIADLREGMRLPGIVTNVTNFGAFVDVGVHQDGLVHISQLSDTFVDDPAKVVKAGQKVWVTVSDVDVKRKRIALSMKGENLNTNITSKHKQKTEEKETSYNPENMNEALAALKNKFKK
- a CDS encoding shikimate dehydrogenase, which gives rise to MAVIYGVLGKKLSHSFSKKYFENKFKTDNLSDYLYYNFEFDHLDLFFEHLKTNTDIKGFNITNPYKVSIIPYLDEISEEAKEINAINCVKIINGKKIGFNTDAFGFSTSIKPFLEPTHERALILGTGGAAKAVAFSLNKIGITNAFVTSDINKKNKQTFTYDELGEGHFKSFKLIVNATPCGMYPNVKDFPKIPFEQIESTHLCYDLIYNPEKTKFLEFCEEQGASVMNGLSMLHLQAEKAWEIWNER
- a CDS encoding bifunctional GNAT family N-acetyltransferase/carbon-nitrogen hydrolase family protein, translated to MNPTEKSINHKKLRLRKIKIEDYDQIIAIQLKCFPGMKPWSIEQLTSLVSIFPEGQICLQYGKSIIASSCSLILNIDDYDESASWNELTDQGMITNHNKYGDTLYGMEIMVDPDYRGMKLSRRLYDARKDIAKRFNLEKIVIGGRLPNYHKHAKKMGIDKYVEKVIDKVIYDPVLTAQLSNGFFLKKVLPDYLPNDKESLGYATLLEWTNFGYKTKEERRNAEGQYVRVSAIQYQMRSIKNFEEFEKYCEFFVDTASDYRSDFVVFPEMITLQLLSFLPYKKPADAMRELHKYTPHYENLFSKLAIKYNVNIIAGSHFAVENDNLYNISYLFRRDGTHEKQYKIHITPHEKKWWGVKSGNKINVFNTDKGKVAILICYDSEFPELARIATSKGAKIIFVPFNTDDRRGYLRVRYCSQARAVENQVYVVITGCVGNLPDVENLDVHFSQAAIFTPSDVEFHREAIASEATPNTETLIYQDLDLNLLKRNREMGSVQTWNDRKQGFYKITYVEDDVKYEI